TCGTGCGTTAACTATTTCATAATCAATTACTCCGCCATAGGAACTGTCATGTCTTTTGTTTTTGGATTTTTTCATTAAAGGTACATATACAGTACCCGTAGATTGGGTTTTCATCGAATAGTTAATTGCTCCAAGAAATATAAATCTCTTAAGTCGTTCTAGTTTGCTTAACTTTTTGCCAGTCAACTCGAAAGTCATTCCGGCGTAGGTTGGCAGCATGGAATTTGTCGGTATTTTGAATGGCTGAAAAAAAAATGTCCGAATTCCCAGTGATAGGATGGCTGCAAACATCAATATTTCTGCGTTTTCTGCTATAAAACTTTGGGGAAATATGTCTCCTCCGATCAACTGCAATTTTTCCCTGTATTCTTCGCACATGATATTAAGTTCAGTATTACTTTTAGTGTTCGTGAGCAACAGGTTATGTCTTATTTCTTCCAATGTTTTTAATTGATCATCCGCTAAAACATCTCGGCGGTAATTATATATTCTTTTGGCTATTCCGCGTAGAAATTTTACTGAATCGTCCAAATTTTTTCTACTGACTTTCTGCAAAGATTTCATTATAATATCCAGTCGTAGTTAAAATTTGACAGCATTTCGCAGTTAAATTCTTTAATCACAATCACATCTTCTAGTCTAACTCCGCCGATATCCCTGTAATACAAACCTGGTTCAATCGTTACGACCATGTTGTTTTGTAGTGCGACATCGAGATTTCCAATGCCTGGAAATTCATGGACGTCTAAGCCGAGTCCGTGGCCAGTGCTATGAAAAAATCCTTCTGATTTGGCGTAATCTGTATGAAATTCTAGGCTGGCAAATAACTTCAAGTTGTTATTATGTATATACTTACAAGACGCGCCGGCCTTTGCATTTTTGATGCTATCGGTCTGGGCTTTTTTTACAGCGTTGTACATTTGGATTTGCGAGTGTGATGGTGTGCCTTTAATAAAAGTCCTAGTCATGTCTCCATGATAACCGGTGGTCATGACCTTTGGAAATATGTCTATTACTATGAACTGGTTAGCGAACAGTGGGCCTTTTCCCGGATTGTGTGGTTGGGCCGAATGCTTTCCGCAGGAAACTATGGTATTTTTGGCCACGGCCCCATTTTTTGCGCAAACTATTTCGATTTCCCTTCGCAGTTGGTTGGATGTTAACATATTGCCCTTGAATATCAATATATTATTATTATCCGGCATTGAGTCGGCAATTATTGATTGCGCTACATCCAGAGCTTTGGCTGTTATTTCACAGGCTTCTTTTATGTATCTAATTTCCTCAGATGATTTTATGGTACGCTCTTCGATAAATCGTTCTTGTTCGCAAAAAGATAACCTAGTGCCTTCGGATTTAAGTTTTACCCAAAGGCCAGCTGGAAAATCATAGGGCACGGACCATTTATCCACATCATACTTAGCGCCAAGGGTTTTTATTATCTCAGCCGGATCGCGATTTTTGCAAAGTACCTCGTCTATATTAATAATGTCATGAAAAGCCGAGTTTTTTTTCATATTTTCGAGTTCTAGTGAGTTTACCACAGCAATTTTTTGGCCATTTATTTCAAATGCAATAAATGGATCAGGGATAGCTATCTTACTCCAATATAACATATTAGAATTGCATTGAGAATTAGCGAATTGCAATTTTGCTGTAAACCCCATATTTTAAGCGAATGCTATAATAATTATCATATTTCCATTTCATTTCGAGTATCTTCCGCAATGGCCTTCCAATTACTGCCGAAATTTCCTGATATCACCTGTTCCAGTGCTGCCGCAGCATTTTTTATGTCTTTATTATGTTGAAAAAATCTAGCCAAAAGCATAAGTGCTTCTGCCCGAAGGCTTGAAGGTGCAGATCCATCCTGGCTTAGTTTCAGCAAATTTTGTTTACCCAGATCGATTTTCCCTGCCTTTATCAGCGATACGCATGCTCCGATGGCAGCCCTACTTCCTGGTGGAGAATTTTTTAGACTTATTCTGGCGTTGTTGTATCTATCGGCGGCCACGTCGAAGACTCCACTTTTGTAAGCCCTATCAGCTAGTTCCATAAACACAACACCACCAAGTTGTTTTGATTTATATTTATTCGCAAAATACAGTTTCTGTTCATCGGTTTCCAGTTTCATGAAGGCATTTTTCATAGCATTAATTCCACTATTATATATAACCATAGCTAGTCCTAGAATTGCTAACAGAACGCAACATGTTGCAATGCAGAGAGTTATTTGTTTTTTGTATTTATTAATAAGCATCCATGCCCTATCGCTTAGATCTGCTGAACAAAGCACTTCATCTATCAATTCATTACTCTTTGATTTTTCCATAATCTTGCGATGGTGCTCAAGAGGGGAGTCGAACCCCTATGCCTTTCGGCACTGCCGCCTGAAGACAGCGTGTCTGCCAATTCCACCACCTGAGCGCACTAGCGGGTAAACTTGAAATAACACGCCTTTTGTCAAGAAAAGTTGATTTATTTTTGCAGATTTGTGAAAAATTTTTATTTCTTTTATTTAAATTTTGGCCAAAAGTCGCTTGACTTATGAAAATTTTTATCATAACTATCCATCATATTGGTAAATTTTAAAACATTTTATTTATAGGTAATATGGCTGACAAGACTGTGGAGCAACGAGTTAAGGAGATTATTATTAATCAGCTTGGTGTGGGTGAAGACAGAGTAGTGCCTGAGGCATCATTTCTTGATGATCTTGGGGCGGATTCTCTGGATACGGTTGAGCTAATAATGGCTTTTGAAGATGAGTTTAAAACCGAACTGCAAGGGGAAATTCCGGAGTCCGATGCAGAGGGGTTGCAAACTGTCCAGGATGTCGTAGCCTATATAGAAGGTAAGTTGGATAAAGAATAGATTTCAGGTGTCGGAGTGTGATTCGAAATCTGTTAGAGACCTGCGGGTGGTAGTGACCGGGTTGGGGGCCATTACACCGTTGGGCTTTGGTGTCGATTCGCTTTGGAATTCTTTGATTTCTGGTCGTAGTGGAATAAAGGCCATAAAATCCTTTGATACGTCGCCATTTAATTGCCGAATTGGCGGAGAGATTGTGGATTTTGATCCGACTGAATACATGGATTATAAGGATGTCAAGCGGAATGACAGGTTTGTGCATTTTGCCGTGGCTGCAGCGCACGAAGCCATAGCGGATGCTGGGTTGTCGCTGGCCGATGAAGAGAAGTTGCGCGCTGGAGTGATGATTGGATCTGGCATTGGCGGGATGACTACCATAGAGTTTCAATCTGAAAAATTTCATACGGTGGGCCAAAATAAGGTTTCGCCGTTCATGATTCCGGCATTGATATGCAACATAGCTTCAGGGGTTGTGGCCATAGAGACTGGATTTATGGGGCCAAATCTATCGGTGGTGACGGCATGTGCTTCCGGAGCCAATTCTATAGGAGAGGCTTACAGCACGATGAAACTTGGCAAGGCCGAGGTGATGCTGGCAGGAGGCAGTGAGGCGGCACTAAATGCTCTAGGGTTTGCTGGTTTTTGTTCGATGAAGGCGATGAGTACTGGATTCAATGATAATCCTGCCATGGCCAGTCGGCCCTTCGATGCCAAGCGAGACGGTTTTGTGATGGGCGAAGGTGCTGGTTTGTTAATCCTTGAGACTCTGGAACATGCGAGTGCGCGTGGGGCAAAAATATATTGTGAACTGGCCGGGTACCATTGCACCAGCGATGCTTTTCATATAACTATGCCCCATCCGAAAGGTTTTGGTCTGGCGGAATGCCTCCGGTCTGTGATGCGTGAAGCTGCTGTATCGCAAGAAGATATTGATTATATAAATGCCCACGGAACGTCGACACAGTATAACGATAAATATGAGACTGTGGCGGTAAAATCTGTTTTTGGTGACCTGGCAAGTCAAATCCCGCTGAGTTCGACCAAGAGTATGACAGGTCATTTGCTTGGGGCGTCTGGCGGGGTGGAAGCCATTGCTTGTGTAAAGGCGATCCAAACTGGCCAAATTCCTCCGACGATAAATTACGAATTTCCCGACATAGAATGTGATTTGAATTACGTTCCAAATAAAGCACTTAGCAAAGAAGTGAAGGTGGCGATAAGTGAAAATTCTGGTTTTGGCGGCCATAATGTTGCTTTATTGTTCAAAAAGTTTTCAGGCTGATGATCGTCAGATTTTTATTGGGATTTGCTGGTATTTTGTTTGCGCATCTACCGCGATGGTTTGTTTCATATATATGTTCAATTTGCGGTGGGCTTCTTTATTATTTTCACCCATCGCGGCGTAAAATTTTATTGTCAAATCTAGATCATGCGTTTCCGAAAAAAAGTTTTCAATGGAAAAAAAGCATTGCCCGAACTAGCTGTGCAAGAACTGTCGAGCTTGGGCTATTGTCCATAACCATTCCGTGGTTTTCGAGGCAAAAACTAAAAAAATTTTTTTCTGTTGATGCCTCGGTGGATGCTTTAATTTCAGATGCTGAAAATTACAGTTCAAAGAAAAACACAGCGAAAATAATACTTGTCCCACATTTCTCTTCCATGGAAGCAATGACCACATTACCAGTACATTTATCTAATATAAAATTCTCAAAAATCGGCGTGATCTATAGGCCTTTTAGCCACGTCGATGTCGAGGCATATATAAAACATGCTAGAGGAAAATTTGGATTTGCATTATTGTCAAGAAAAAATGGCCTGTTAGCTGCAAAAAAAATACTGAAAAATCGCGGCATACTTGCGTTATTGTTCGATCAAAATGCCGGAAAAAATGGCCTATTGACTACGTTTTTTGGAAGAATTGCATCCACCACAGGTCTTCCGGATATTTTTCGTACTAAATTTAATACCAAAGTTTTTGTTCTGTTTTCCAAAAGAATAGGATTTTGGAAAAGTATTAGTAGCTTTCAACAGCTTGAACTGCAAGGTGATAGCAAATATTCTGTGGCATTTGCTATGAATCGTTGGCTGGAAAAAACATTGTCATCCAGCGATGAGGTTTGTGCGGATTGGCTTTGGATGCATAACCGATGGCATTGCCAAGATGATGCCAACACTTTTTTGCATATCTCGGCCAAGAGGATCGATGATCTGCATCTGATGGAGAAGAAAAC
This window of the Puniceicoccales bacterium genome carries:
- a CDS encoding Xaa-Pro peptidase family protein; amino-acid sequence: MGFTAKLQFANSQCNSNMLYWSKIAIPDPFIAFEINGQKIAVVNSLELENMKKNSAFHDIINIDEVLCKNRDPAEIIKTLGAKYDVDKWSVPYDFPAGLWVKLKSEGTRLSFCEQERFIEERTIKSSEEIRYIKEACEITAKALDVAQSIIADSMPDNNNILIFKGNMLTSNQLRREIEIVCAKNGAVAKNTIVSCGKHSAQPHNPGKGPLFANQFIVIDIFPKVMTTGYHGDMTRTFIKGTPSHSQIQMYNAVKKAQTDSIKNAKAGASCKYIHNNNLKLFASLEFHTDYAKSEGFFHSTGHGLGLDVHEFPGIGNLDVALQNNMVVTIEPGLYYRDIGGVRLEDVIVIKEFNCEMLSNFNYDWIL
- a CDS encoding acyl carrier protein, which translates into the protein MADKTVEQRVKEIIINQLGVGEDRVVPEASFLDDLGADSLDTVELIMAFEDEFKTELQGEIPESDAEGLQTVQDVVAYIEGKLDKE
- the fabF gene encoding beta-ketoacyl-ACP synthase II; this encodes MSECDSKSVRDLRVVVTGLGAITPLGFGVDSLWNSLISGRSGIKAIKSFDTSPFNCRIGGEIVDFDPTEYMDYKDVKRNDRFVHFAVAAAHEAIADAGLSLADEEKLRAGVMIGSGIGGMTTIEFQSEKFHTVGQNKVSPFMIPALICNIASGVVAIETGFMGPNLSVVTACASGANSIGEAYSTMKLGKAEVMLAGGSEAALNALGFAGFCSMKAMSTGFNDNPAMASRPFDAKRDGFVMGEGAGLLILETLEHASARGAKIYCELAGYHCTSDAFHITMPHPKGFGLAECLRSVMREAAVSQEDIDYINAHGTSTQYNDKYETVAVKSVFGDLASQIPLSSTKSMTGHLLGASGGVEAIACVKAIQTGQIPPTINYEFPDIECDLNYVPNKALSKEVKVAISENSGFGGHNVALLFKKFSG